One genomic window of Roseobacter ponti includes the following:
- the hflK gene encoding FtsH protease activity modulator HflK, with protein sequence MAGNNGGPWGGGGNSGGDRPNGGSGGGGGGGPRGPRGEGPQIPEIDELVKKGQERLRVLMGGRGGNGGSGGDGGDNGPAFTRGTIGLIAIGAVGAWLMASFYTVAPEEQSVELFLGEYSSTGNPGLNFAPWPLVTAEVLPVTREQTEDIGARTDSGLMLTTDENIIDIDFQVVWNISDPALYLFNLAEPQATIRAVSESAMREVIARNQLAPILNRDRQVIADEAEQLIQGTLDAYDSGVNIIRLNLDKADPPREVIDSFREVQAAEQERDRLERQADAYANRVTAGARGEAASQLEQAEAYRAQQVNEAEGEAARFTSVLAEYAKAPEVTRKRLYLETMERVLGDVDKIILESGAGGGGAGGGQGIVPYLPLNELRRSTGGTN encoded by the coding sequence ATGGCTGGCAATAATGGCGGCCCCTGGGGGGGCGGCGGCAATTCGGGTGGTGACAGGCCGAACGGTGGTTCGGGTGGCGGAGGCGGCGGCGGTCCGCGTGGCCCGCGTGGCGAAGGCCCGCAGATCCCGGAAATCGACGAGCTGGTCAAAAAGGGTCAGGAGCGCCTGCGTGTTCTGATGGGCGGCAGGGGCGGCAACGGCGGCTCAGGCGGTGATGGCGGCGACAACGGTCCTGCCTTTACCCGCGGGACGATCGGCCTCATTGCAATCGGTGCGGTCGGTGCCTGGCTGATGGCCAGCTTTTACACCGTAGCACCCGAAGAGCAGTCGGTTGAACTCTTTCTCGGAGAGTATTCCTCGACCGGCAACCCGGGTCTGAACTTCGCGCCCTGGCCGCTGGTCACCGCAGAGGTGCTCCCGGTAACGCGCGAACAGACCGAAGATATCGGTGCGCGCACCGACAGCGGCCTGATGCTGACCACGGATGAGAACATCATCGACATCGATTTCCAGGTTGTCTGGAACATCAGCGACCCTGCTCTGTATCTGTTCAACCTTGCAGAGCCGCAGGCGACAATCCGGGCTGTGTCCGAATCGGCCATGCGCGAGGTTATCGCCCGCAACCAGCTGGCGCCCATTCTCAACCGGGACCGTCAGGTCATCGCAGATGAGGCCGAGCAGCTCATTCAGGGCACGCTCGATGCCTATGACAGCGGCGTGAATATCATTCGTCTTAACCTCGACAAGGCTGACCCGCCGCGTGAGGTCATCGACAGCTTCCGCGAAGTTCAGGCGGCAGAGCAGGAACGTGACCGTCTTGAGCGTCAGGCCGATGCCTATGCCAACCGCGTGACCGCGGGTGCGCGTGGTGAAGCTGCAAGCCAGCTTGAGCAGGCCGAAGCCTACCGCGCCCAGCAGGTCAACGAAGCCGAAGGTGAGGCAGCGCGCTTCACCTCCGTTCTGGCCGAATACGCCAAAGCCCCCGAGGTGACCCGTAAACGTCTCTATCTTGAGACGATGGAGCGGGTCCTTGGCGATGTGGACAAAATCATCCTCGAAAGCGGCGCCGGTGGCGGCGGTGCGGGCGGCGGACAGGGCATCGTTCCCTATCTGCCTCTCAATGAGTTGCGACGCAGCACAGGAGGTACAAACTGA
- the rpiA gene encoding ribose-5-phosphate isomerase RpiA has translation MSSDLSPIDKAKFISAKRAAQFVESGMKVGLGTGSTAAWLVRCLGEMVRDDGLRIKGVPTSTRTAELARQVGIEVISLDEARWLDLTIDGADEFDGDLNLIKGGGGALLQEKIVATASDQMIVISDASKEVETLGAFPLPVEVIPFGWQTTRALIEETLVSMDVLGRDTALRMNGAVPYVTDEGNHILDLHLRRIGNARQLALVLNQMPGVVENGLFIDICDRVIMGFADGRVELRDINEGTVDTERIDLTEGANIFADFTD, from the coding sequence TCTCTGCAAAGCGCGCCGCGCAGTTTGTGGAAAGCGGCATGAAGGTCGGGCTGGGCACGGGCTCGACGGCGGCGTGGCTGGTCAGGTGTCTGGGAGAAATGGTCCGCGATGACGGGCTGCGCATCAAAGGCGTGCCGACGTCGACACGTACGGCTGAACTCGCCCGTCAGGTTGGTATCGAGGTGATCTCGCTTGATGAGGCGCGCTGGCTTGACCTTACGATTGACGGGGCAGACGAATTCGACGGCGATCTGAACCTGATCAAAGGCGGCGGCGGCGCACTGCTGCAGGAGAAAATTGTGGCGACCGCGTCGGACCAGATGATCGTCATCTCGGATGCGAGCAAAGAGGTCGAAACCCTGGGGGCCTTTCCGCTGCCCGTTGAGGTCATCCCGTTCGGCTGGCAGACGACACGGGCGCTGATCGAAGAGACCCTGGTGTCGATGGACGTGCTGGGCCGTGATACAGCGCTGCGCATGAACGGGGCAGTTCCTTACGTCACAGACGAGGGCAATCACATTCTCGATCTGCATCTGCGGCGCATCGGCAATGCCCGCCAGCTGGCACTGGTGCTCAATCAGATGCCCGGCGTTGTGGAAAACGGTCTCTTTATTGATATCTGCGACCGGGTCATCATGGGGTTTGCCGACGGGCGCGTGGAACTGCGCGACATTAACGAGGGCACCGTCGATACCGAGCGTATCGATCTGACCGAGGGCGCAAACATTTTCGCAGACTTCACCGACTGA
- the hflC gene encoding protease modulator HflC: protein MQATKFLIPIAVIVVVGLLSSVFIVDEREKALVLQFGQIKSVKEDPGLAFKIPLIQEVVRYDDRILALDTEVTEVTPSDDRRLVVDAFARYRISDVTQFRQAVGVGGLRAAEDRLEGILNPTIRAVLGSDGVTSNTILSADRAELMARITTQARQRALPLGLEVVDVRLKQTNLPEQNLDATFARMRAEREREAADEIARGEEAAQRVRALADRTVVELTSDATREADIIRGQADAERNAIFAEAFGADPEFFEFYRSLTAYERSLKGSNSSMVLSPDSEFFNYLRSDQGARSDEGERQ, encoded by the coding sequence ATGCAGGCGACCAAATTTCTGATCCCGATTGCTGTAATTGTCGTCGTGGGCTTGCTGAGTTCTGTCTTTATCGTGGACGAGCGCGAAAAGGCGCTGGTGCTGCAGTTCGGTCAGATCAAATCTGTGAAAGAAGACCCCGGTCTGGCATTCAAAATCCCGCTCATCCAGGAAGTCGTACGCTATGACGACCGGATTCTGGCGCTTGATACAGAAGTAACCGAGGTAACGCCCTCTGATGACCGCCGGCTTGTGGTAGATGCTTTCGCGCGCTACCGGATTTCGGATGTCACTCAGTTCCGTCAGGCCGTTGGTGTCGGGGGCCTGCGGGCCGCCGAAGACCGGCTTGAGGGCATTCTTAACCCGACGATCCGGGCGGTGCTCGGCTCGGACGGTGTGACCTCGAATACCATCCTCTCCGCGGACCGTGCTGAACTGATGGCACGGATCACAACCCAGGCCCGCCAGCGCGCGCTGCCTCTGGGCCTCGAAGTGGTGGACGTGCGTCTCAAACAGACCAACCTGCCTGAGCAGAACCTTGATGCGACCTTTGCGCGGATGCGGGCCGAGCGGGAACGGGAAGCCGCAGACGAGATCGCCCGCGGTGAGGAAGCGGCCCAGAGGGTACGTGCCCTGGCCGACCGTACTGTGGTCGAACTGACCTCGGATGCGACGCGGGAAGCGGACATCATCCGCGGTCAGGCGGATGCGGAGCGGAACGCGATCTTCGCCGAGGCGTTTGGTGCGGATCCGGAGTTCTTTGAGTTTTACCGCTCGCTCACCGCTTATGAGCGCTCGCTCAAAGGCAGCAACTCCAGCATGGTTCTGTCTCCGGACAGCGAGTTCTTCAACTATCTGCGCTCCGATCAGGGTGCGCGGTCAGACGAAGGCGAGCGCCAGTGA
- a CDS encoding DUF2065 domain-containing protein, translating into MSTVLLALGLVMIVEGLAYALAPSLVERMLEMLRSLPESAVRQVGWLVVVSGAILVWVAVNTGAG; encoded by the coding sequence GTGAGCACTGTGCTGCTGGCCCTCGGGCTGGTAATGATTGTCGAGGGGCTGGCCTATGCGCTGGCCCCTTCGCTTGTGGAGCGTATGCTTGAGATGCTGCGCAGCCTGCCGGAAAGTGCTGTCCGTCAGGTCGGCTGGCTGGTGGTCGTGAGCGGGGCGATCCTGGTCTGGGTCGCGGTCAATACGGGTGCTGGCTGA
- a CDS encoding FAD-dependent oxidoreductase, whose amino-acid sequence MSDFDYDLFVIGGGSGGVRAARVAAGEAGAKVALAEEDRYGGTCVIRGCVPKKLMVFASEYAGVTAEAGAYGWDMQQGSFDWPAFRGKLNDELDRLEQVYRNLLAGSGVETFDARARIIGPHEISLSTGGTKTAKHILVATGGHPVRPDLVNAHLGIVSDDIFHLDELPKSILIVGGGYIACEFAGIMNGLGVEVTQYYRGAQILRGFDEEARGLVAESMREKGIDVHVGTNILEMGPADVDHTLTQGPTESDAAMGGTARELAETASQRKAEGAGAGPVWVKATNGSEKVFDLVLFATGRDPNTHDIGLNEVGVKTGRRGEIVVDEFSQTAVPSIYAIGDVTNRVNLTPVAIREGMAFVETVFKGNPTAVDHELIPSAIFTQPEMGTVGLSEEDAREREPVEIYCTSFRPMQTAFAGQPDRVLMKLIVSVETRRVLGCHIVAPNAGELIQMAGIAVKMGATKEDFDRTVAVHPTMSEEIVTMRNPVRTA is encoded by the coding sequence ATGAGCGACTTTGACTATGATCTCTTTGTGATCGGCGGCGGCTCGGGCGGGGTGCGCGCGGCGCGTGTGGCCGCCGGCGAGGCGGGCGCGAAAGTAGCGCTGGCAGAGGAAGACCGCTACGGCGGCACCTGCGTGATCCGCGGCTGTGTACCCAAAAAGCTGATGGTCTTCGCCTCCGAATACGCCGGCGTGACCGCAGAAGCCGGCGCTTATGGCTGGGACATGCAGCAGGGCAGCTTTGACTGGCCTGCCTTTCGCGGCAAACTCAATGACGAGCTCGACAGGCTGGAACAGGTCTATCGCAATCTGCTCGCAGGCTCCGGTGTCGAAACCTTTGACGCCCGTGCCCGCATCATAGGACCGCATGAGATCTCGCTCAGCACCGGTGGGACAAAGACCGCGAAACATATCCTTGTGGCTACGGGCGGGCATCCTGTGCGGCCTGATCTGGTGAATGCGCACCTGGGCATCGTCTCAGATGATATCTTCCACCTTGATGAACTGCCGAAATCGATCCTGATCGTGGGCGGCGGCTATATCGCCTGCGAGTTCGCCGGCATCATGAACGGTCTGGGCGTTGAGGTGACGCAATACTACCGGGGTGCACAGATCCTGCGGGGCTTTGACGAAGAGGCACGCGGTCTGGTCGCCGAATCCATGCGTGAAAAAGGCATCGACGTGCATGTGGGCACCAATATCCTGGAAATGGGCCCGGCGGATGTGGACCACACACTGACCCAGGGGCCAACCGAGTCCGATGCGGCGATGGGCGGCACGGCCAGAGAGCTCGCGGAAACGGCGTCTCAGCGCAAAGCAGAGGGCGCCGGCGCCGGTCCTGTCTGGGTCAAAGCCACCAACGGATCGGAAAAGGTTTTCGATCTGGTGCTTTTTGCCACCGGGCGGGATCCGAATACGCACGATATAGGCCTCAACGAGGTCGGTGTGAAAACCGGCCGCAGGGGCGAAATCGTGGTTGATGAGTTCAGCCAGACAGCCGTGCCCTCGATCTATGCCATCGGCGACGTGACCAACCGCGTGAACCTGACGCCGGTGGCGATCCGTGAAGGCATGGCCTTTGTCGAAACGGTCTTTAAAGGCAACCCGACGGCGGTTGATCATGAGCTGATCCCCTCGGCGATCTTTACCCAGCCCGAGATGGGCACGGTGGGACTGAGCGAAGAAGACGCCCGTGAGCGCGAACCGGTCGAGATCTACTGCACATCGTTCCGTCCGATGCAGACGGCCTTTGCCGGACAGCCCGACCGGGTGCTGATGAAACTGATCGTTTCGGTGGAGACCCGCCGTGTTCTGGGCTGTCACATCGTCGCACCAAATGCCGGCGAACTGATCCAGATGGCAGGGATCGCCGTCAAAATGGGCGCGACTAAAGAAGATTTCGACAGGACGGTTGCGGTACACCCCACAATGTCCGAAGAGATCGTGACAATGCGGAACCCGGTCCGGACGGCTTGA